One window of the Equus caballus isolate H_3958 breed thoroughbred chromosome 2, TB-T2T, whole genome shotgun sequence genome contains the following:
- the AHDC1 gene encoding transcription factor Gibbin: MRVKPQGLVVTSSAVCSSPDYLREPKYYPGGPPTPRPLLPTRPPASPPDKAFAHTFSENPRPPPRRDPSTRRPLVLAKGDDPLPPRAARPVSQAHCPTPAGDGSSSRRRWDNGRVNLRPVVQLIDIMKDLTRLSQDLQHSGVHLDCGGLRLSRPPAPPPGDLQYSFFSSPSLANSIRSPEERATPHAKSERPSHPLYEPAPEPRDSPQPGQGHSPGATAAATGLPPEPEPDGPDYSELADADILSELASLTCPEAQLLEAQALEPPSPEPEPQLLDPQPRFLDPQALEPLGEALELPPLQPLADPLGLPGLALQALDTLPDSLESQLLDPQALDPLPKLLDVPGRRLEPQQPLGPCPLAEPLRLDLCSPHGPPGPEGHPKYALRRTDRPKILCRRRKAGRGRKADAGPEGRLLPLPMPTGLAATLAEPPPPPPPPPPTLPGPGPVPELEPESSQTPVVPTRKGKCRGVRRMVVKMAKIPVTLGRRNKTTYKVSSLSSSLSVEGKELGLRVSAEPTPLLKMKNNGRNVVVVFPPGEMPIILKRKRGRPPKNLLLGPGKPKEPAVVAAEAATVAAATMAMPEVKKRRRRKQKLASPQPSYAADANDSKAEYSDVLAKLAFLNRQSQCAGRCSPPRCWTPSEPESVHQAPDTQSISHFLHRVQGFRRRGGKAGGFGGRGGGHAAKAARCSFSDFFEGIGKKKKVVAVTAAGVGGPGLTELGHPRKRGRGEVDAVTGKPKRKRRSRKNGTLFPEQVPSGPGFGEAGAEWAGDKGGGWAPHHGHPGGQTGRNCGFQGTEARAFASTGLESGASGRGSYYSTGAPAGQTELSQERQNLFTGYFRSLLDSDDSSDLLDFALSASRPESRKASGTYTGPPTSALPAQRGLATFPSRGAKASPVAVGSSGAGADPSFQPVLPARQTFPPGRAASYGITPATSDCRAAETFPKLAPPPSTVARSPTTHPPTNTYPPQYGGYGAGQSVFAPAKPFTGQDCANSKDCSFAYGSGNSLPASPSSAHSAGYAPPPTGGPCLPPSKASFFNSSEGAPFSGSAPTPLRCDSRASTVSPGGYMVPKGTTASATSAASAASSSSSSFQPSPENCRQFAGASQWPFRQGYGGLDWASEAFSQLYNPGFDCHVTEPNVILDISNYTPQKVKQQTAVSETFSESSSDSTQFNQPVGGGFRRANSEASSSEGQSSLSSLEKLMMDWNEASSAPGYNWNQSVLFQSSSKPGRGRRKKVDLFEASHLGFPSSASATASGYPSKRSTGPRQPRGGRGGGACSAKKERGGAAAKAKFIPKPQPVNPLFQDSPDLGLDYYSGDSSMSPLPSQSRAFSVSERDPCDFMGPYSMNPSTPSDGTFGQGFHCDSPSLGAPELDSKHFPPLAHPPTVFDAGLQKAYSPTCSPTLGFKEELRPPPTKLAACEPLKHGLQGASLGHAAAAQAHLSCRDLPLGQPHYDSPSCKGTAYWYPPGSAARSPPYEGKVGTGLLADFLGRTEAACLSAPHLASPPATPKADKEPLEMARPPGPPRGPTAATAGYGCPLLSDLTLSPVPRDSLLPLQDTAYRYPGFMPQAHPGLGGGPKSGFLGPMAEPHPEDTFTVTSL, from the coding sequence ATGCGTGTGAAGCCCCAGGGCCTGGTGGTGACTTCCAGTGCCGTGTGCAGCTCTCCTGACTACCTCCGGGAGCCCAAGTACTACCCCGgcggcccccccaccccccggccctTGCTTCCCACCCGGCCCCCTGCCAGCCCACCTGACAAGGCCTTCGCCCACACCTTCTCTGAGAACCCACGCCCACCCCCACGCCGGGACCCCAGCACCCGGCGCCCACTAGTCCTTGCCAAGGGGGACGACCCGCTGCCCCCGAGAGCAGCCCGGCCCGTCTCACAGGCCCACTGCCCCACACCTGCGGGAGACGGCAGCAGCTCCCGACGTCGCTGGGACAACGGCCGGGTGAACCTGCGTCCAGTGGTGCAGCTGATTGACATCATGAAGGATCTGACGCGCCTCTCCCAGGACCTACAGCACAGCGGCGTGCATCTGGACTGCGGTGGGCTCCGGCTcagccgcccgcccgcccccccACCTGGTGACCTTCAGTATAGCTTCTTCTCCTCACCTAGCCTGGCCAACAGCATCCGCAGTCCTGAGGAGCGGGCTACTCCCCACGCCAAGTCCGAACGGCCCAGCCACCCCCTCTACGAACCTGCACCTGAGCCTAGAGACAGTCCCCAGCCCGGCCAAGGCCATAGTCCCGGAGCCACGGCTGCAGCCACCGGTCTGCCCCCGGAGCCCGAGCCGGACGGCCCTGATTACTCAGAACTTGCTGACGCTGACATCCTTAGTGAGCTGGCCTCCCTTACTTGCCCTGAAGCCCAGCTGCTGGAGGCCCAGGCCCTCGAGCCACCGTCACCTGAGCCAGAGCCTCAACTCCTGGACCCCCAGCCCCGCTTCCTGGACCCACAGGCACTAGAGCCGCTCGGGGAAGCTTTGGAGCTGCCGCCCCTGCAACCTCTTGCTGATCCTCTGGGGCTACCGGGCCTGGCTCTACAGGCCCTGGATACCCTGCCTGACTCCCTGGAGTCACAGCTGCTCGACCCTCAGGCACTTGACCCCCTGCCCAAGTTGCTTGACGTCCCCGGCCGCCGTCTGGAGCCTCAGCAGCCCCTGGGGCCCTGCCCACTGGCCGAGCCCTTGCGCCTAGACTTGTGCTCACCCCATGGCCCCCCTGGGCCTGAGGGTCACCCCAAGTACGCCTTGAGGCGCACTGATAGGCCAAAGATCCTGTGTCGCCGGCGGAAAGCCGGCCGGGGGCGCAAGGcagatgctggacctgagggccGCCTGCTGCCCCTGCCTATGCCTACAGGGCTGGCAGCCACCCTGGCCGAGCCCCCACCACCACCGCCTCCACCACCTCCTACCCTGCCAGGCCCTGGCCCAGTCCCAGAGCTGGAGCCGGaatcttcccagactccagtggTCCCTACCCGCAAAGGCAAGTGCCGGGGCGTGCGGCGCATGGTGGTGAAGATGGCCAAGATCCCTGTAACACTGGGGAGGCGGAACAAGACCACGTACAAGGTGTCATCCTTGAGCAGCAGCCTGAGTGTGGAGGGCAAGGAGCTGGGCCTGCGTGTGTCGGCAGAGCCTACCCCACTGCTAAAGATGAAGAACAATGGACGGAACGTGGTGGTGGTCTTTCCACCTGGCGAGATGCCCATTATTCTCAAGCGTAAGCGCGGCCGCCCTCCTAAGAACCTGCTGCTGGGTCCTGGCAAGCCCAAGGAGCCAGCCGTGGTGGCAGCCGAGGCAGCCACCGTGGCAGCAGCCACCATGGCCATGCCGGAGGTGAAGAAACGGCGGCGGCGGAAGCAGAAGCTGGCATCTCCCCAGCCGTCCTATGCGGCAGACGCCAACGACAGCAAGGCCGAGTACTCAGACGTCCTCGCCAAGCTTGCCTTCCTGAACCGCCAGAGCCAGTGTGCCGGTCGGTGCTCACCGCCCCGCTGCTGGACACCCAGTGAGCCCGAGTCAGTGCACCAGGCACCTGACACCCAGAGCATCTCTCACTTCCTGCACCGTGTGCAGGGCTTCCGAAGGCGTGGAGGCAAAGCGGGCGGTTTTGGTGGCCGGGGTGGGGGCCATGCAGCCAAGGCAGCCCGTTGTTCCTTCAGTGACTTCTTTGAGGGcattggcaagaaaaagaaggtgGTGGCAGTGACAGCTGCTGGGGTTGGGGGCCCCGGCCTCACCGAGTTGGGGCACCCACGCAAACGGGGCCGGGGGGAGGTGGATGCCGTGACTGGGAAGCCCAAGCGCAAGAGGCGGTCCCGGAAGAACGGGACTCTGTTCCCAGAGCAGGTGcccagtggcccaggctttggGGAGGCGGGTGCTGAGTGGGCCGGGGACAAGGGTGGTGGCTGGGCCCCTCACCATGGGCACCCAGGCGGGCAAACTGGCCGAAACTGTGGGTTCCAGGGGACCGAGGCCCGGGCCTTTGCCTCCACTGGGCTAGAGAGTGGGGCTTCAGGCCGAGGCAGCTACTACAGCACAGGTGCGCCTGCGGGCCAGACAGAGCTCAGCCAGGAGCGCCAGAACCTCTTCACCGGCTATTTTCGCTCACTGCTCGATTCGGATGACTCCTCTGACCTCCTGGACTTTGCCCTCTCAGCCTCTCGCCCTGAGTCCCGGAAGGCGTCAGGCACCTACACAGGGCCCCCCACCAGCGCCCTACCTGCCCAGCGGGGCCTGGCCACTTTCCCCAGCCGGGGAGccaaggccagcccagtggcagtgggcagcagtggggctggggcagaCCCCTCCTTTCAGCCTGTGCTGCCTGCTCGCCAAACCTTCCCACCAGGCCGTGCAGCAAGCTATGGGATAACCCCAGCCACTTCAGATTGCCGGGCTGCCGAGACCTTCCCTAAGCTGGCTCCCCCACCTTCAACCGTGGCCCGCTCACCtactacccacccacccaccaacACTTACCCACCCCAGTATGGTGGCTATGGGGCTGGACAAAGCGTATTCGCCCCAGCTAAGCCCTTTACAGGCCAGGACTGTGCTAATAGCAAGGACTGCAGCTTCGCCTATGGCAGCGGCAACAGCCTGCCTGCCTCGCCCAGCAGCGCCCACAGCGCTGGCTACGCCCCACCGCCTACTGGTGGCCCCTGCCTGCCACCAAGCAAGGCCTCCTTCTTCAACAGCTCTGAGGGGGCCCCCTTCTCTGGTTCAGCCCCCACGCCCCTGCGCTGTGACAGCCGGGCCAGCACCGTCTCGCCCGGCGGCTACATGGTGCCCAAGGGCACCACAGCCTCTGCCACCTCCGCTGCCTctgccgcctcctcctcctcctcctccttccagccctCGCCTGAGAACTGTCGGCAGTTTGCGGGGGCTTCTCAGTGGCCTTTCCGGCAGGGCTACGGAGGCCTGGACTGGGCCTCAGAGGCCTTCAGTCAGCTCTACAATCCTGGTTTCGACTGCCACGTCACCGAGCCCAACGTGATCCTGGACATCTCCAACTACACGCCACAGAAGGTGAAACAGCAGACAGCCGTGTCCGAGACCTTCTCCGAGTCGTCCTCTGACAGCACCCAGTTCAATCAGCCAGTCGGCGGTGGTTTTCGGCGTGCCAACAGCGAGGCCTCGAGCAGTGAGGGCCAGTCGAGCCTGTCCAGCCTGGAGAAACTGATGATGGACTGGAACGAGGCATCATCTGCCCCCGGCTACAACTGGAACCAGAGCGTCCTCTTCCAGAGCAGCTCCAAACCAGGCCGTGGACGGCGGAAGAAGGTGGACCTATTTGAGGCCTCACATCTGGGCTTCCCATCATCTGCCTCGGCCACTGCCTCAGGCTACCCATCCAAACGGAGCACTGGGCCCCGACAGCCACGGGGTGGACGGGGCGGTGGGGCCTGCTCAGCCAAGAAGGAGCGGGGTGGTGCAGCAGCCAAAGCCAAGTTCATCCCCAAGCCACAGCCGGTCAACCCGCTGTTCCAGGACAGCCCAGACCTTGGCCTGGACTACTATAGCGGGGACAGCAGCATGTCACCACTGCCCTCGCAGTCGAGGGCCTTCAGTGTGAGCGAGCGAGACCCCTGTGACTTCATGGGACCCTACTCCATGAACCCATCCACGCCATCTGACGGCACCTTTGGCCAAGGGTTTCACTGCGACTCGCCCAGCCTGGGTGCCCCTGAACTGGACAGCAAGCATTTCCCGCCACTGGCCCACCCACCCACCGTGTTTGATGCTGGCCTGCAGAAGGCATACTCACCCACTTGCTCACCCACACTAGGCTTCAAGGAAGAGCTGCGGCCGCCACCCACAAAGCTGGCTGCCTGTGAGCCCCTCAAGCATGGgctccagggggccagcctgggccaCGCGGCTGCAGCCCAGGCACACCTGAGCTGCCGGGAcctgccgctgggccagccccactacgACTCTCCCAGCTGCAAGGGCACAGCATATTGGTACCCGCCAGGCTCAGCTGCCCGCAGCCCACCCTATGAAGGCAAGGTGGGTACGGGGCTGCTGGCTGACTTCCTGGGCAGGACGGAGGCCGCGTGTCTCAGTGCCCCACACCTGGCTAGCCCACCGGCCACGCCCAAGGCCGACAAAGAGCCGCTGGAGATGGCCCGGCCGCCTGGCCCACCCCGTGGCCCCACTGCAGCCACTGCTGGCTATGGCTGCCCACTCCTTAGTGACTTGACCCTGTCCCCCGTGCCGAGGGACTCGCTGCTGCCCCTGCAGGATACTGCCTACAGGTATCCAGGCTTTATGCCGCAGGCGCATCCCGGCCTGGGTGGGGGCCCCAAGAGCGGCTTCCTGGGGCCCATGGCGGAACCTCACCCTGAGGACACATTCACCGTCACCTCCCTGTAG